Below is a genomic region from Rana temporaria chromosome 3, aRanTem1.1, whole genome shotgun sequence.
gagacattttttttaacatgggttcctatggaacatgttcacatcaatgcatttttgtgcctctgcggttttggaaagggtcagggacttttttcccgctaaatgcagcgttttgcatgtaatagaattcaatggacccgcatccaaaatgcaagtaccacgtttttgccgcaatttgcgttttttttccttacactgtatctagctggttgctaaggagggggccgggaagccagccgtcgcgtccttaacaaccgatgagtcatcagctgtgagCTGGCTTCCCGCTGAATgtaaacatttttcttttgaaaaaaacagcgtggggtcccccctccaggtccccataccaggcccttgggtctagtatggatttggaggggaccccCCCACACCAAATTTATGTGGGGgtgcccccaaaatccataccagacccttatccgagcatgcattctggcaggtcaggaaagggaggggataaGCTAGcgcccccaacccaaagcaccttgccaccATGttgtcttcccgacaacccttgcccggtggttgtcgggggtctgtgggtggggggcttattggaatctggaagccccctttaacaaggggggcccccagatcccagcccccccatgtgaatgagtatggggtacattgtaccccttagTGTTAAAACTACAGTAAACCGTCTTTGACACAgcttttattaatgtcttcttctctgatcttcctccatcttctcccgTATCTTCTTCCTCTTTTCTTATGCTTTTCCCTCTGCTTCTTCTTCTGCTCGTCTTTCTCCGGTGTCGTCCTTCCTCTGCCGACACTCCCACCGATGACCCTCCTCCGATGCTGCATCCCGCTGATCTGTCGGCGCCAATGTCCTCCATTTtcgaaaaaaacgatggggcattGCAATCGGATTACATCACACGGAGGCCACGTTCCCTTATGATGCCACGGACCCATCATGCCACGGTTGGTGACGTCGCAATGGGGCGTGGACTCCGTGTGATTTAATCCGATTGCCATGCCCCCATCATTATTTAAGAAATGCAGGACATCGGCGCCGACAGATAAGCGGGATGCAGCATCGGAGGAGGGTCATCGGCAGAAGCGGCGGCAGAGGAAGGACaccggagaaagaagaagagcggAAACAAGGAGAAGAGCGGAGGAAGGAAGAAGAtgcaggagaagatggaggaagacaggagaagaagatattaataaaagacttgtcaaaaatgGTCTACTGTTGCTTttaacactacactactttttttttcaggtgaataggtaggggtgcaacaccatcaaacatggaggtggaaacattatttgGGAATTTTTGtgctaaggcaggggtgtccaaactttttttttttaaagagggccagatttgatgaagtggaCATGTGTGAGGACTGACCATTTTGCCtggcattctttgaaccattaaaatttggtctaagtgtgtttgtccgaacactaatacacggcccaacaagaattatcttgccattgtggctgtgtgtggtgaagagatgagcttgggtgtgttatttggatatatatatatatatatatatatatatatatatatatatatattttgtggcctcAACGAATACCAGTGCGCCgattgggcgtgttatttggatataccaaatttatcggcgtataacacgcaccttccctttaagagggatgtttcaggatttttttttattattatataaagaactgtgaagcaaaataagggtgcccatcaatgcaacctaatcagtggcctctttaatacaaagtctcctataatagacagaacagtcgtccaatggcatcccaggagacgggacttcctattacagatgccgcagagtaaacaggagattctcctgtatgcaaTCTGTCGGCGCTCATCCTGCcttctccctgtcccctccgaggctgcagatgggcatcgatcagggaTCATGCTCCctatcccctccgaggcagctcccataaatacggtatatatcttttgtggccctgggtgccacaaaagatatacatatcCAAATCCTCAAGGGGGCCATATTAAACTGGAacaggggccgcaattggcccgtgagccggactttggacatgcctgtgctaaggggacaggacaacttcacaacatgaaagggacgatggacggggccatggaccatcaaatcttgggtgagaacctccttccctcagccagggcattgaaaatgggtagtggatgggtattccaggatgacaatgacccaaaacacatggccaaggcaacaaacgagtggctcaagaagaagcaaattaaggtcctggagtggccttgcGAGTCTCcacaccttaatcccatagaaaatatggagGGATCTGAAGGTTTGAGtaaaggctctttaccatgtgattagctgtgtccaatcgcagcagatcacagtgtaaataggaaGAGACGGTTGTCGGCATTCCTCTAATCACGCTGACAGCTTGTGGGTAAAGGAGAGCCGATAAGAGGCTTTCCTCAAAGGGGGATCTGGACTGATAATTggtgcattgattatcagtgcagccccatcagtgctgcatattggtgcctcctcatcagtgcagcctatcgatgcccatcagtgcagcctcataatCCTACataaatgaaggagaaaaatttcttatttataaaatgttataacagaaacaaagaaaaacaatttttttcaaaatgttcggtcttttttttatttgtttagcaaaaagtaaaaaactcagtagtgattaattaccaccaaaagaaagctctatctgtcgcAAAAAAGTTGGTTTGGGTTCAGCATTGCATggttgcgcaattgtcattcaaaatgtgatagcactgaaagctgaatatCGGCCTGGGCAGGGGGTGACAGTGTCCAGTATGTAAGtggttaactgaacaagctgaagatagaagctgtttggctaccatgcacaactgaaACAGATTTTGCCTTCTCCAGTAAATCACCCCTATATGATAAAAACATGatgggcatagctcccaactttgTAAGATGGAAAAGGACAAATCATGGCATACCTCTAGTACCATGGACCATGAGGATTAATGAGCAAAAAATCATagatttattcgttttttttaattactatgTTTCCTTTatttaggtgttttttttaattaaccaacAAAATAATTTAAAAGTTAAACAGGTTTAGTGCAGTAAACCACTTTTGATTGTGAAATAATAGATATTTTAGAGATATCTTTTCATCAGGCTAAaaagagggacagatgaggaagaaagagggacagagaaaTTTGCTTCCAAAAAAATGGGCAATCCCTAGAAATGAGGCACCAATGAGAAGTTTGATGAAAGGATATCTAATCCTTCTctgcactttaagtacatttcttTAACTGCCAATGTATAATATATGGTTAGTAGAAAAAGCTGAGAATGCGTGTGGTTTCGACTCCTGAGAGTGGACTAATTTCGCTCCTTATGGTTTTGAAAGGTTAGCTGAATGTCACTGCCTGTAAAGTGTTTGTCCACAATGCTTTGAACAGAAAAATGGCCATGtcatagtccaatttttttttgttgcagaaaaactttttttatgctTAGGGTGAGAATAAGAAAGTGCACTCGGTGTAATaatttttctgtttctttttacTACTGAAGACTACCAGTTGAGAATTTGGAAAACATGCAGACCCAAGGAATGGACTATTATGGCAATTtcaatataccatatttatcggtataacacgcaccttcattttaagagggaagtttcaggtaaAAATCTTTATAATAAAAagctgaagcaaaataagggtcagggcccatctgcagcttcacaatttcccatcaatgccaatctgtagcctcacaattgcccatctgcagcctacccattgccatgaatgcagcctgatcaatgtccatctcagggaggggggggggcgggaggagcaccgtcagattacatacagcgagaatctcctgtttactttgcGGCCTCTTTAattcaaagtcccgcctcctggatgtAACATCACACCAATAACTTTCcactaagtacaactatagttgcttctttcccagtcaactctcttccttctttctgaatatcctctcacttcctgcagccttgctccccacggtggttgcggaggtgtgccacctagtggtacttcctggttcgctcctgtgcggcctatttaaactcccagcactgacagaatggtgttctctattgctgacagaacgccactgtcagctgggcttccagactcacctgaactgggctccagcttcctgaactggatcaccaggactccttgtttgCAGCTACCGCTCTCatcaaccaggtccaggctcccaggatgcacatccatgcccagctatctgcaaccgcaagtactctgctatagaaaccaattactaaacgctgatctccatacttgccgcttgcttccaagttatgtTCACTGCTATGCTAAGTACTAAGGAGTTTCACTCAAGTTTGAACTGCAGCTCACATGTTAtgctcactgctatagataccaaTTACCTGCTTTGCTTCTATGCCTGTGTTCATTACTGACctctagtgtgcagtcccagtactgctGCTACACCTATCCCTATACCTGTTCCataccattaataccaagatttactttaatgttgcttatgctggaataagcactatttactttactgaggctgtgataatagaacccaaactcttaactgagttaagagtgaaacctgggttcgaacctgagaagtctctgcagttgcgatccataaacctgaatctaatttggcgtattgttacaCTGGACCGGTTTCTATGATAGACAAaaaactggtccaatgccggccaaggaggcgggacttcctattacagaggccactgagtaaactggagattctcgctgtatgtaatctgacgacgctcccccccctccctgttctctcagaggcagcccaaattgcagtattggcgtataacacgcacacactttTTGCAGGCGATtagcagggtgaaaaagtgagtgttatacgccaaaaaaTACAGTACTTTGTTTCTATTTTCACTCAGGATTTTTTTCTTGCAATTCCCAGTAACATCCCTTTGACATTCTTGTATTTCAGTCTgtagaagaaggtggcctggttggTCACATGAGTGTCTCCTGTGCATAAAAATGATTGTGCCATAGAATAAAGTGACTGCAATAATGTGTGATGCACAAGTGAAAAAAGCCTTCTTTTGGGCCATAGATGTAATAAATACTAAATGTTGTCCTTGTCAAAAATAATATTCTCTACTTGTGTAATCTCAAAGAGTATATTTAGCCCAGTTCTTATCTAGCTCCTACAACTCCATGAGCACCTATCCTAGATAAAGACAGTGGTGTGGCTTGAGTAGTTCAGCAAAAGATAATGGTCATGGCTAACTCTACTTGGCccacaaaaaaaactgtgtgttGTGAGCACACAATAGGAAATTAGGAGTCAAGTGCAGCCCTGGCAAATCATTAGGTATTTTTCTATGCTGGCAGGGTCTCTAAAGGGATAAAACATGGGCAAGTATGCATGTGTTATGTCTACTGCATaaatgtattgcagagatgtaccaTGTGTTAATATGCTTATAGTTCCTTTTCCGGCACATGCTTTTTTCTCACGATCCCCAGCAAAACCCCTTTAACGTCCTTGTTTCTTAAGGTGTAGATGAGAGGGTTCAACATTGGAGTCACAACACTATAGAACAAGGTGGCCATTTTGTCCTGGTGGGCTACATGAGTGTCTCCAGGTCTCATGTACATAAAAATGATTGTACCATAGAATATAGTGACTACCATCATGTGTGAAGCACAAGTGGAGAAAGCCTTCTTTCGGCCCGTGGATGTCGCGATTTTAAGAATATTGGAAATAATGTAGCCGTATGTTATAAGAATGAGGAAAAATGGGCCCATTACCAATGTCATAGCACAGAAGAAAATAACGGTCCTGTTAATAGAAGCATCTGTGCAGGATAGCTCTAGGACAGATGGTATCTCACAGAAGAAATGGTTAATGGCATTTGGGCCACAAAATGACAATCTTAATGCAAAGAACATGTGTATTAATGCGTTTAGAAAGCCTGTGATCCAACAGCCACTTGCCATTTTAATACATAAACATGGATGCATAATGGCGGTATAGTGTAATGGTCTACATATAGCCACATAGCGATCATAAGCCATTGCTAGGAGAAGGCAGCACTCGGAACCTCCAAACCACATGTGTACAACCATTTGGGTGAAACAAGCATCAAATGATATAACATTCTTAGGTGATAAAATGTTTATAAGCATTTTGGGAACTACGCTGGTGGTGAACGAAAGGTCCAAAAATGATAAGTTACTCAGGAAGAAATACATTGGTGTATGGAGACGGGGGCTTATCCAGCTGACAACAATAATAAGGACATTACCCAGAAGGGATAtcatataaatgaaaataatGATCACAAATAAAACAATCTGCAATTCCGGTTTGCTtgtcagccccagaagaatgaATTCTTCAACTTTTGTGTGGTTCCGTGTCATTattttccttgtcaagaatatctttattaaatgcaagaataaattgtacatgaagcatacattcgttacagtaatcaggtggttattataacataagattgactaacagtatcatctttcttaaacaacaataaacgggaatattttagccatgttctgtgtactatcgcaggaagagtttaagtaattaacatagccaaatatgtaatccttacaacttgtcctagtggctagtggataatatatcaaagataatacgtccttatttaatgtaaccttactacctatcaacttatagggccagattcacaaaagagatacgatggagtatctcagatacaccatcgtatctcggatttttactggtcctatctatgcacctgattcatagaatcagatacgcatagatagggctgagatccgacagtgtcacactgtgttacactgtcggatcttttttttgattaaaaaatggcgctgggggcgttcccgctgatttacactgaataatatgtaaatcagcgagatacgcgaaattcacgaccgtacgcggacccgacgcggtgttcttacgtcgtttccgtagcgcggtacccgtcgtatacttacccatgctaaaagcaggggtaagtattgttaagtatggcccgaTCTGCGCacgatgacgtggtgcacgtgaagcacgcacgtcggaGGGAGGAGCTGCAAGCGCCACGGATCTGACCCAGGAAAGGCTGCGAGGGATGGAGGGACCTAGACCCGGAGGTGCGCCAGCGACGGTGGATGCGTCGCAGGGAAGGTGGACACCGAGCGGCTAGTCCGTCCACCCCGTAGACCGCACCAACTCCCTCCGCTCTCCGGGAATCTTTCATCCTCCGGCCCCCCCACGTCCCCCCCCCCGGCAGCAGGTG
It encodes:
- the LOC120930339 gene encoding olfactory receptor 2G3-like, which produces MTRNHTKVEEFILLGLTSKPELQIVLFVIIIFIYMISLLGNVLIIVVSWISPRLHTPMYFFLSNLSFLDLSFTTSVVPKMLINILSPKNVISFDACFTQMVVHMWFGGSECCLLLAMAYDRYVAICRPLHYTAIMHPCLCIKMASGCWITGFLNALIHMFFALRLSFCGPNAINHFFCEIPSVLELSCTDASINRTVIFFCAMTLVMGPFFLILITYGYIISNILKIATSTGRKKAFSTCASHMMVVTIFYGTIIFMYMRPGDTHVAHQDKMATLFYSVVTPMLNPLIYTLRNKDVKGVLLGIVRKKHVPEKEL